The Phragmites australis chromosome 15, lpPhrAust1.1, whole genome shotgun sequence genome window below encodes:
- the LOC133892717 gene encoding uncharacterized protein LOC133892717 isoform X1 gives MTRWDEILTLPVQNPHTMEFSAADIMWSMVEGWRDSMDRLALIPYSRVNDFVRGESNNKDCPTRFHVEARRRRPPTMNCKPKVDGILEYILYWCSFGPDDYRKGGNVRPSRPFSEKRKTPAGRPNTKRGCVCHFIVKRLIAEPSVALVIYNHNKHVDKKGMPCHGPMDKMAIGTKAMFAPYISDELRLQVMSLLYVGIPVETIMQRHTEMVEKQGGPSNRDDLLTHRYVRILERKIRRSVYELADDDAVSIDLWVETHQEYIFFYEDFSDTDTFVLGIQTDWQLQQMIQYGNRSLLASDSRFGTNKLKYPVHSILVFDQQKNAIPVAWIITPDFAHGEIYRWMGALYDRAHTKDPTWQLGGFIIDDPLVDVRTISMLSREVFQCPVLISLWRIRHAWHKNLVTKCSDIEKRSAMAKRLGDVISSICRGNGHVELFEAFLQDFVDCSGFLDYFKALWSPRLGALTTVLKATPLATAEVASAIESYHHLLKLRLLNEADESVYWRADWLVHKLGTKVHSYYWLDAYAGKDSFSRYWRSEWRSGPNPWRQGLQIPDSDVTVEGNCARVICQKNKEKSHVVLNPGSEFALCDCSWSRKGNLCKHSIKSTKVYRDRGLAPPSMALFRYYQALANLVHCPPSDTVISDHAMAVAVSVRTQLDALFCTTNGNSSNRPAFSDPQSATTPRECEIVEANTENGVCASQSQAASGDDEEVPIDQDSPSCKKRKSGEASGDDEEVSTDEDSPAHKRREAGEASSDDEEVSTDQASPAREKTESGEASDNEGTSATQATDGLNDSCPKVRLAEGPGGT, from the exons ATGACTAGGTGGGACGAAATTTTGACTCTTCCAGTTCAGAACCCACACACGATGGAGTTCTCAGCGGCAGATATCATGTGGTCCATGGTTGAGGGCTGGAGGGATTCTATGGACAGACTTGCGCTTATTCCATATTCTCGGGTGAATGACTTTGTCAGAGGAGAATCGAACAATAAAGATTGCCCTACAAGATTTCATGTCGAAGCGCGGAGAAGGCGTCCTCCAACAATGAACTGCAAACCAAAAGTTGATGGGATACTTGAGTACATTCT GTATTGGTGTTCTTTTGGTCCAGACGATTATAGAAAGGGTGGTAATGTCCGGCCTAGTAGGCCCTTTTCAGAAAAGAGGAAAACACCTGCTGGTCGCCCAAATACAAAGAGGGGCTGTGTTTGCCATTTTATTGTGAAGCGTTTGATTGCGGAACCATCAGTGGCTCTTGTGATATATAACCACAATAAGCATGTAGATAAGAAAGGCATGCCCTGCCATGGTCCTATGGACAAGATGGCTATAGGGACGAAGGCAATGTTTGCACCATACATATCCGATGAGCTACGTCTACAAGTTATGTCTTTGCTATATGTTGGTATTCCAGTGGAGACCATAATGCAGAGGCATACTGAAATGGTTGAAAAGCAAGGAGGGCCATCAAATCGAGATGATCTTCTTACTCACAGATATGTTAGGATACTGGAAAGGAAAATACGGCGTTCTGTTTATGAGCTTGCTGATGATGACGCTGTTAGTATTGACTTATGGGTTGAAACTCACCAGgagtatatatttttctatgaaGACTTTTCAGATACGGACACCTTTGTCCTGGGTATTCAGACAGATTGGCAGCTCCAGCAGATGATTCAGTATGGCAACCGTAGTTTACTGGCTTCTGATTCGAGGTTCGGAACAAACAAGTTAAAG TATCCTGTACACAGCATCCTTGTTTTCGACCAGCAGAAAAATGCAATTCCTGTTGCTTGGATCATTACTCCTGATTTTGCACATGGTGAAATATATAGATGGATGGGTGCTCTTTATGATCGAGCTCATACAAAAGATCCGACATGGCAGTTGGGCGGCTTTATTATTGATGATCCCTTAGTGGATGTTCGCACAATAAG TATGCTGAGCAGGGAGGTGTTCCAGTGCCCGGTGCTGATTAGTTTATGGCGTATCCGGCATGCTTGGCACAAAAATTTAGTCACTAAGTGTTCAGACATTGAGAAGCGTTCAGCGATGGCCAAACGTCTTGGAGATGTAATATCCAGTATATGCAGAGGAAATGGTCATGTTGAATTATTTGAAGCCTTTCTGCAAGATTTTGTTGATTGCTCTGGTTTTCTAGACTACTTCAAAGCTCTATGGTCTCCAAGACTTG GGGCATTGACAACTGTCTTAAAGGCCACCCCATTGGCCACCGCAGAGGTGGCTTCAGCAATCGAGAGTTACCATCACTTGCTAAAACTCCGGCTATTGAATGAGGCGGATGAAAGTGTCTACTGGCGTGCAGATTGGTTGGTtcataagttgggtacaaaggTCCATTCTTACTACTGGTTGGATGCATACGCAGGAAAGGACAGCTTTTCACGTTACTGGAGGAGTGAATGGAGAAGTGGCCCAAATCCATGGCGCCAGGGATTACAAATTCCAGATTCTGATGTTACTGTTGAAGGCAACTGTGCCAGAGTGATCTGCcagaaaaataaggagaagtCCCATGTCGTACTGAATCCAGGTTCTGAGTTTGCGTTGTGCGATTGTAGCTGGTCAAGGAAGGGGAACCTTTGCAAACATTCAATAAAGTCGACCAAGGTCTACAGGGACAGGGGATTGGCACCACCATCTATGGCACTGTTTCGCTATTACCAGGCATTGGCAAATCTTGTTCATTGCCCGCCCAGTGATACTGTGATTAGTGATCATGCAATGGCTGTGGCAGTTTCTGTTAGAACACAGTTAGATGCATTGTTTTGCACCACTAATGGTAACTCTTCAAATAGACCAGCTTTCAGTGATCCCCAATCAGCCACTACGCCAAGAGAATGTGAAATTGTGGAAGCCAACACCGAGAATGGCGTGTGTGCAAGTCAATCCCAGGCTGCTTCTGGTGACGATGAAGAGGTACCCATAGATCAGGACAGTCCGTCTTGCAAGAAAAGAAAGTCAGGAGAAGCTTCTGGTGACGACGAAGAGGTTTCCACAGATGAGGACAGTCCGGCTCACAAGAGAAGAGAGGCCGGGGAAGCTTCTAGTGACGATGAAGAGGTTTCTACAGATCAGGCCAGTCCAGCACGTGAGAAAACAGAGTCAGGAGAAGCTTCTGATAATGAAGGAACTTCGGCGACCCAAGCAACTGATGGACTGAATGATTCTTGTCCCAAGGTTAGATTAGCTGAGGGGCCGGGCGGGACATGA
- the LOC133892245 gene encoding uncharacterized protein At4g14100-like, with translation MRGGSQGSPSLSPSTRRHEPSPSTRRHRPVAVALSPSTRRRRPIAIDPSPSPRRHASSPPDPVAVVKAGTSGTHPDRLLFLHFSCGLEACRAGRYRATDREIDPDKPQETPMPSLLLLLPLLLAATTTNAKVTPPVPTPWPEQFHAVVFTNHTESGGRLQLIDLYYDWPRGRDLNVLRDQLSVEPLYNVEWTNGTSYLFDSASCRTMRFPVGLLPPDWLANGAVYLGREAADGFDCHVWTNFVFVRYYADVATGRPVRWNFNGMERHVMSFEEGGVLEDSSKWQAPAYCFNGGNADTANVAADGVDGEGSRADAMNSLIMFAGAPAAAASFDQ, from the exons atgaggggaggctcacaG GGTTCGCCGTCGCTGTCGCCCTCCACCCGCCGCCACGAGCCGTCGCCGTCCACCCGTCGCCATCGacccgtcgccgtcgccctGTCGCCATCGACCCGTCGTCGTCGCCCTATCGCCATCGACCCGTCACCGTCGCCCCGTCGCCACGCGTCGTCGCCCCCCGACCCCGTCGCCGTCGTCAAG GCGGGAACTAGTGGGACCCACCCCGACAGGCTGCTTTTCCTACACTTTTCCTGTGGGCTGGAGGCCTGTAGGGCTGGTCGGTACAGAGCCACAGACCGAGAGATAGACCCCGATAAGCCGCAAGAGACGCCGATGCCGTCGCTGCTCCTGCTGCTtccgctcctcctcgccgccaccACGACCAATGCCAAGGTCACTCCCCCGGTGCCGACGCCGTGGCCGGAGCAGTTCCACGCGGTGGTCTTCACGAACCACACCGAGAGCGGCGGGCGGCTGCAGCTGATCGACCTCTACTACGACTGGCCGCGGGGGCGCGACCTGAACGTCTTGCGGGACCAGCTCTCGGTCGAACCGCTCTACAACGTCGAGTGGACCAACGGCACCTCCTACCTGTTCGACTCCGCGTCCTGCCGCACCATGCGCTTCCCCGTGGGCCTCCTGCCGCCGGACTGGCTCGCCAACGGCGCCGTCTACCTCGGCCGCGAGGCCGCCGACGGGTTCGACTGCCATGTCTGGACCAACTTCGTCTTCGTCCGGTACTACGCGGACGTCGCCACCGGCCGCCCCGTCCGCTGGAACTTCAATG GGATGGAGCGGCATGTGATGAGCTTTGAGGAAGGGGGAGTGCTGGAGGACTCCTCCAAGTGGCAGGCGCCGGCTTATTGCTTCAATGGCGGCAATGCCGACACCGCCAATGTCGCTGCAGATGGAGTTGACGGCGAGGGCAGCAGGGCCGATGCAATGAACAGCCTGATCATGTTCGCGGGGGCTCCGGCTGCAGCTGCATCATTTGACCAGTGA
- the LOC133892717 gene encoding uncharacterized protein LOC133892717 isoform X2, which yields MTRWDEILTLPVQNPHTMEFSAADIMWSMVEGWRDSMDRLALIPYSRVNDFVRGESNNKDCPTRFHVEARRRRPPTMNCKPKVDGILEYILYWCSFGPDDYRKGGNVRPSRPFSEKRKTPAGRPNTKRGCVCHFIVKRLIAEPSVALVIYNHNKHVDKKGMPCHGPMDKMAIGTKAMFAPYISDELRLQVMSLLYVGIPVETIMQRHTEMVEKQGGPSNRDDLLTHRYVRILERKIRRSVYELADDDAVSIDLWVETHQEYIFFYEDFSDTDTFVLGIQTDWQLQQMIQYGNRSLLASDSRFGTNKLKYPVHSILVFDQQKNAIPVAWIITPDFAHGEIYRWMGALYDRAHTKDPTWQLGGFIIDDPLVDVRTIREVFQCPVLISLWRIRHAWHKNLVTKCSDIEKRSAMAKRLGDVISSICRGNGHVELFEAFLQDFVDCSGFLDYFKALWSPRLGALTTVLKATPLATAEVASAIESYHHLLKLRLLNEADESVYWRADWLVHKLGTKVHSYYWLDAYAGKDSFSRYWRSEWRSGPNPWRQGLQIPDSDVTVEGNCARVICQKNKEKSHVVLNPGSEFALCDCSWSRKGNLCKHSIKSTKVYRDRGLAPPSMALFRYYQALANLVHCPPSDTVISDHAMAVAVSVRTQLDALFCTTNGNSSNRPAFSDPQSATTPRECEIVEANTENGVCASQSQAASGDDEEVPIDQDSPSCKKRKSGEASGDDEEVSTDEDSPAHKRREAGEASSDDEEVSTDQASPAREKTESGEASDNEGTSATQATDGLNDSCPKVRLAEGPGGT from the exons ATGACTAGGTGGGACGAAATTTTGACTCTTCCAGTTCAGAACCCACACACGATGGAGTTCTCAGCGGCAGATATCATGTGGTCCATGGTTGAGGGCTGGAGGGATTCTATGGACAGACTTGCGCTTATTCCATATTCTCGGGTGAATGACTTTGTCAGAGGAGAATCGAACAATAAAGATTGCCCTACAAGATTTCATGTCGAAGCGCGGAGAAGGCGTCCTCCAACAATGAACTGCAAACCAAAAGTTGATGGGATACTTGAGTACATTCT GTATTGGTGTTCTTTTGGTCCAGACGATTATAGAAAGGGTGGTAATGTCCGGCCTAGTAGGCCCTTTTCAGAAAAGAGGAAAACACCTGCTGGTCGCCCAAATACAAAGAGGGGCTGTGTTTGCCATTTTATTGTGAAGCGTTTGATTGCGGAACCATCAGTGGCTCTTGTGATATATAACCACAATAAGCATGTAGATAAGAAAGGCATGCCCTGCCATGGTCCTATGGACAAGATGGCTATAGGGACGAAGGCAATGTTTGCACCATACATATCCGATGAGCTACGTCTACAAGTTATGTCTTTGCTATATGTTGGTATTCCAGTGGAGACCATAATGCAGAGGCATACTGAAATGGTTGAAAAGCAAGGAGGGCCATCAAATCGAGATGATCTTCTTACTCACAGATATGTTAGGATACTGGAAAGGAAAATACGGCGTTCTGTTTATGAGCTTGCTGATGATGACGCTGTTAGTATTGACTTATGGGTTGAAACTCACCAGgagtatatatttttctatgaaGACTTTTCAGATACGGACACCTTTGTCCTGGGTATTCAGACAGATTGGCAGCTCCAGCAGATGATTCAGTATGGCAACCGTAGTTTACTGGCTTCTGATTCGAGGTTCGGAACAAACAAGTTAAAG TATCCTGTACACAGCATCCTTGTTTTCGACCAGCAGAAAAATGCAATTCCTGTTGCTTGGATCATTACTCCTGATTTTGCACATGGTGAAATATATAGATGGATGGGTGCTCTTTATGATCGAGCTCATACAAAAGATCCGACATGGCAGTTGGGCGGCTTTATTATTGATGATCCCTTAGTGGATGTTCGCACAATAAG GGAGGTGTTCCAGTGCCCGGTGCTGATTAGTTTATGGCGTATCCGGCATGCTTGGCACAAAAATTTAGTCACTAAGTGTTCAGACATTGAGAAGCGTTCAGCGATGGCCAAACGTCTTGGAGATGTAATATCCAGTATATGCAGAGGAAATGGTCATGTTGAATTATTTGAAGCCTTTCTGCAAGATTTTGTTGATTGCTCTGGTTTTCTAGACTACTTCAAAGCTCTATGGTCTCCAAGACTTG GGGCATTGACAACTGTCTTAAAGGCCACCCCATTGGCCACCGCAGAGGTGGCTTCAGCAATCGAGAGTTACCATCACTTGCTAAAACTCCGGCTATTGAATGAGGCGGATGAAAGTGTCTACTGGCGTGCAGATTGGTTGGTtcataagttgggtacaaaggTCCATTCTTACTACTGGTTGGATGCATACGCAGGAAAGGACAGCTTTTCACGTTACTGGAGGAGTGAATGGAGAAGTGGCCCAAATCCATGGCGCCAGGGATTACAAATTCCAGATTCTGATGTTACTGTTGAAGGCAACTGTGCCAGAGTGATCTGCcagaaaaataaggagaagtCCCATGTCGTACTGAATCCAGGTTCTGAGTTTGCGTTGTGCGATTGTAGCTGGTCAAGGAAGGGGAACCTTTGCAAACATTCAATAAAGTCGACCAAGGTCTACAGGGACAGGGGATTGGCACCACCATCTATGGCACTGTTTCGCTATTACCAGGCATTGGCAAATCTTGTTCATTGCCCGCCCAGTGATACTGTGATTAGTGATCATGCAATGGCTGTGGCAGTTTCTGTTAGAACACAGTTAGATGCATTGTTTTGCACCACTAATGGTAACTCTTCAAATAGACCAGCTTTCAGTGATCCCCAATCAGCCACTACGCCAAGAGAATGTGAAATTGTGGAAGCCAACACCGAGAATGGCGTGTGTGCAAGTCAATCCCAGGCTGCTTCTGGTGACGATGAAGAGGTACCCATAGATCAGGACAGTCCGTCTTGCAAGAAAAGAAAGTCAGGAGAAGCTTCTGGTGACGACGAAGAGGTTTCCACAGATGAGGACAGTCCGGCTCACAAGAGAAGAGAGGCCGGGGAAGCTTCTAGTGACGATGAAGAGGTTTCTACAGATCAGGCCAGTCCAGCACGTGAGAAAACAGAGTCAGGAGAAGCTTCTGATAATGAAGGAACTTCGGCGACCCAAGCAACTGATGGACTGAATGATTCTTGTCCCAAGGTTAGATTAGCTGAGGGGCCGGGCGGGACATGA